A stretch of DNA from Calditrichota bacterium:
GCGCCTCGGACCAGGCTGCCGAACGCGTGCCATCAATGAACCACACCACCTCGTCCTGCTCGCCGCCACGGATGGAGTAGCGCGGCTCCCCGCGGCCGGTGCCAGAGAGGTTGCCCTCCACCGGAATCGGGTCAAAGAAAACGCCGGTCTGCAGATGGACCGCCTCGTGCACCTGCGACACAGGGGCCTGGTACAGCCGGTCCACGCCGATGACCTCGATGCTGGTGGTCAAATCCTTCTGGATGATGGGGCGAGCGGCCTCCACCACCACGGAGGCACCCAGGTCCAGCACCGCCTGCCGCAGGCCAATGTCCACGCGGGTGGTTTGGTCTATGCTCACCTTGACATTGGTGACCTCGACGCGGGTGTAGCCCATCATGGTGACCACCAGCGTGTACGTGCCCGGCGGCACGCTGAGGATGTGGTATCTCCCCTTTTCATCAGAGGCGGCGCCGAGATAGGTGCCCTTCACCGTGACGTTGGCCAGCGGCAAGGGCTCGCCAGAGTCGGCGTCCTTCACCACCCCGGCTATCTTGCCGGTGGTGCCTGCCCAGGCAGTCTGTCCCATCAGCAGAGCCAGCCCGAGCAGGATAGCAACGCGCCTGCGCTGCAGCATTGCGCTCACAGCCATCGCCTCCTCCCTGTTATGTCATGCGGGCCTGTCTTCGGTGCCCTGGTATCACAAATTCCACCTGCCCCACCCCTTTCCCCGCCTTTCACTCGGCCAGGAGCCGCGGGTCAAGGAAAAGCTGGTGCCGGAGCATCGCTTCCGGGAGCCCCCCGCGCAAAATGTAGGCGGCGTGGTCCAAACGATGGCCGAGCGTGTCCGCAAACGGTACGGCCACACACAGCCCGACGCCGGCCGCCCGGATGGCGGCGACTCCCGATTCGCTGTCCTCGAAGCCGAGCACCTTGTCAAAGTCCTTCTTGGCCACACCCAGCTGATGGAGCGCCAAGCTGTAGAGATCGCGATGGGGCTTCAAGCGGATCTCACTGGAGTCAGAGGCGGTAACGACCGCGTCGAAGACCCGGTGGTACGAAGAGAAACGATCCAGCAACTGGTCACGCCGCTCCTCGGAAAGTGGCCAGCGCTGCACCTGCTCGCGGATGACGCGAAACACCTCGCTAAGGACGATCTCCGCCTCATAGGCGATGGAAGAGGTGACCACGGCCACCTTGAGCGGTCTGCGTTCCAACAGGCGCCCCAAGGCGGCCAGCGAGTTTCGCTGGTCAGCCGTCGCCTGCGCCTGGCCAAGGTGCTGCACCAACTCATCCGCGAGGAGGGCCAGGTCCTGGCCCAACCACCCTTTCACCGCCGCCAAGAACACGCCTACTCCAGGCATGGGCTCGATGAGCAGGCGCGTCGGATCGGGCAGCAAATAGCGGAGCTGGTCGGCCTCCCCTTGGTGCACCCTGATGAGGATCTCGTGATAGCGCTGGTAATAGATGTCGATGGCCGCGCGCACCTGGTCGGTGAAGCTCTCGAATACCACTCTACTTGCCGCTTGAGCAATCGCCGTCTGCACGGGCTGGGGCAAATCCTCCTGGGTGCCTTGCCAGCCGCATGAGAGCCATGCCTGCACGTCTTCTTCAGCGAGGAGCGGCTCACAGCCAAAGTGACGCAGGTTGTTGAGGACCTCGGCAGTACGACCCTCGTCCGGTCGCGCCGCCAGCGTCCACAGGGCGGCCTGCAGGTAGGCGCGGCGGAAGGCCTCCATGTCGATCGCCTCGCCGTAGGACTTGACCAGATACTCCACGTGCTGGGTGGTGCTATTGCCGATGATGTGCGGGTAGTCCTTCGCCTTGTCCAGACCAGGCCACTCCTCCTTGCTCAGCCGGGCGGTGATGCGCCGCACCATCGTCTCTAACGAGTGGAGGCAGAGGTTCTCCGTCGTGGTGGTCGTGCCATCCATATCCTGCACGATCGCCACCAGCTCCTGCCGCGGGCTGGTAATCCTGGGCGCAAGTGGCACAACCTCGTATTCGGGAAAATCGTAGGCTGGATTCTCATTGACCAAGAATTCTTCGCCGAGGCGACTTAGGTACGCAGGGGCTTGTGTCGAGCCTAACGTCCTCACAGTTCACCTGTCTGGGTCACTCAGACAAAGGGGCCGAGAGTCTTGCGACTCGGCCCCGTGTTCAGTTCGAATTGGCGCTCCAAAAATACAACTCCACACCGACAAAGTCAAGCGTGATTTTCCTCTACGCCGTGCGAAAGTCGATGACGGCCTGACGGTAGGCCTCCGGGTTGCCGATGTCAAAGCGCCGCCCCTTCACCAGATAGCCAGTGAAACCTTCCTCGCGCCGCAGCGCATCCAGACAAGAGGTAAGTTGGAACTCTCCGCGCTCGCGAATATTGTGCTTGAGGTTCTCCTGCAGGTAGTCGAATATCTTCGGCGACAGTACGTACTGGCCGAACACGGTCAGGAACAGATTCTCGTCCATGCCATCTACGTGAAGGTGTTCGCGGGCATAGGCGATCTCCGGCTTTTCTGCAAACTCAGTCACGGCAAGGAGGGAATCACGCTCCTGCCAGGTCCCGGTCACGCAGCCGAACTTGTGCAGCTCCTCCGCGGGGGTGACCTTCAGGCCCACGACGTTGCCGCCCACCCGCTCGTAGACATCCAGAAGCTGGCGCGCGCACGAGGTACCCGTGTCGGAGGCATAGATGTGGTCGCCCAGAAGCAGCAAGAAGGGCTCACCTTTGACCCATTCTCGTGCGCAGTACACCGCATGGCCAAATCCTTCCTGCGAGTGTTGCGTAACGAAGGTCACGCGGTGGCCAAGTTCCAGGATGTAGTCACTGTACCGCTGGTCGTCGCGCGACAGCTTGTTGAAGTGCTCGATGCGCGGCGGTGAGTGAAAAAACTCCTCAAACAGGGGGAGGTCGCCCTCTTGTACCACCAGGCACACTTCCTCGATCCCAGCATTGACCGCTTCCTCGACGATGACCATGATGATGGGCTTGGCCCTTCCTTGGGCATCGACAATGGGGAAGAGCTCCTTCTTCATGGCCTTGGAGGCAGGGAAGAGTCGCGTGCCAAAGCCGGCCGCCGGGATCACCGCCTTGCGCACCTTCCGCCCGGTGCGGAGCACCAGCTTCAGACACGGCATGTGCAGCTCCCGCTCCAGGATCTCGATGACCTTGCCCTGACTCTCCTCATCCCGCGCCAACAGTTGCGCCGTCCCATCTCCCTGTGAACCCACCCCTTTTCCGCCAAGAATGTACGGCTGGATGGCCGGATAGCTGAGCACCTTGTGCAGCACCGGGGCGGTGAGCTGCGAGGGACAGGCAGGCTGCAGGTGCCGGTCGAACTCCTCCTGCGCCTGCCGCATCAGTCGCCCCAAAGCCTCCGCGTCGCCTTGTTCCAGCGCCGCCACCGCCTCGTGGACGATGCGTTTGTTAATGGGCCCCAAATACTCTTGTACACCCTTCTGCAGCTCGGTATCGGCAAAGGGATAGCACTGGTTCAACTTGGCCAGGATCTCCTTCGTGTCCTTGCCGGCGCACAGGTCGACGATGACATAGTAGAGGTCCCGTTTGACCTTCACCTCCGTGACGTCGATGCGCTCCCCGTCGAACGTCATCAGGATGGGCCTGCTGCCGAAGGCGCATCCCTGGTCCATGCGGCCACACCGGGAGGGGGTGGTGATCTCGCCCAGATAGGCGAACTCCATCTCGCCGCGGATGGTCATCTTGAGATCGTAGAGGCGGTTGAACGCGCGCGCCACCAGCACGCAGATGGCAGCACTCGAGGACAGCCCCTTCTTGATGGGCAGGTCGGTCATGTAGTTGTCGATGACCAATCCGCGCACGCGGTAATGCGTAAGCACCTGGTAAGCCACGCCGGCGGCATAGCTGAAAAAGCCCCCTTTCTCTGCCTCTTCCAGGAGCGCCTCCTTCTCCATCGGCACTTCGAAGGGACC
This window harbors:
- a CDS encoding NTP transferase domain-containing protein: MRIFVPGRICLFGEHSDWAGGYRRINAAIEKGYTLITGTNQGIYADVEPHPTKLIVRATLEDGTRKGPFEVPMEKEALLEEAEKGGFFSYAAGVAYQVLTHYRVRGLVIDNYMTDLPIKKGLSSSAAICVLVARAFNRLYDLKMTIRGEMEFAYLGEITTPSRCGRMDQGCAFGSRPILMTFDGERIDVTEVKVKRDLYYVIVDLCAGKDTKEILAKLNQCYPFADTELQKGVQEYLGPINKRIVHEAVAALEQGDAEALGRLMRQAQEEFDRHLQPACPSQLTAPVLHKVLSYPAIQPYILGGKGVGSQGDGTAQLLARDEESQGKVIEILERELHMPCLKLVLRTGRKVRKAVIPAAGFGTRLFPASKAMKKELFPIVDAQGRAKPIIMVIVEEAVNAGIEEVCLVVQEGDLPLFEEFFHSPPRIEHFNKLSRDDQRYSDYILELGHRVTFVTQHSQEGFGHAVYCAREWVKGEPFLLLLGDHIYASDTGTSCARQLLDVYERVGGNVVGLKVTPAEELHKFGCVTGTWQERDSLLAVTEFAEKPEIAYAREHLHVDGMDENLFLTVFGQYVLSPKIFDYLQENLKHNIRERGEFQLTSCLDALRREEGFTGYLVKGRRFDIGNPEAYRQAVIDFRTA